A single Pantoea rwandensis DNA region contains:
- a CDS encoding PsiF family protein, translating to MKSCLLAMIAAGLLLAGSAGAAEKTAQQNKMTMCNQHASSQDLKGDARKSFMSDCLKKDSKMGSMTPQQMKMKTCNTDAADKKLSGDARKTFMSSCLKKA from the coding sequence ATGAAATCGTGTCTTTTGGCAATGATAGCAGCAGGCCTGCTGTTGGCGGGCAGTGCGGGGGCAGCAGAGAAAACCGCCCAACAAAATAAAATGACCATGTGTAACCAACACGCTTCCTCGCAGGATTTAAAAGGGGACGCGCGTAAATCCTTCATGAGCGACTGTCTAAAAAAAGACAGCAAGATGGGCAGCATGACGCCGCAGCAAATGAAGATGAAAACCTGTAATACTGACGCGGCTGATAAAAAACTCAGCGGCGATGCGCGTAAGACTTTTATGAGTTCCTGCCTGAAAAAAGCCTAA
- a CDS encoding YaiI/YqxD family protein: MSIWVDADACPNVIKEVLYRAAERAKITVTFVANQPLRVPPSPWLKTLQVAAGFDVADNEIVKRVQPGELVITGDIPLAAEVLEKGAAALNPRGERYSPDTIRQRLTMRDFMETLRASGVQSGGPSALNQRDRQLFANELDKWLRQR, from the coding sequence ATGTCGATTTGGGTTGATGCCGATGCCTGCCCCAATGTCATCAAAGAAGTGCTGTATCGTGCCGCCGAACGCGCCAAAATCACCGTGACTTTCGTGGCGAATCAGCCGCTGCGCGTACCGCCATCACCGTGGCTGAAAACGCTGCAGGTCGCGGCGGGGTTTGATGTCGCTGACAACGAGATCGTGAAGCGTGTGCAGCCGGGCGAGCTGGTGATCACCGGGGATATTCCTTTAGCGGCAGAAGTGCTGGAGAAGGGCGCTGCGGCGTTGAATCCGCGTGGCGAGCGCTACTCACCGGATACCATTCGTCAGCGTCTGACCATGCGTGACTTTATGGAAACCCTGCGAGCGAGTGGCGTGCAAAGTGGCGGCCCGTCGGCGCTAAACCAACGTGACCGCCAGCTGTTTGCTAACGAATTGGATAAGTGGTTACGCCAGCGCTAA
- a CDS encoding FAD-dependent oxidoreductase: protein MSYQSVVELKSLAQRKPTKFTVGDVDMVLVRDGERVQALQAKCPHAGAPLEQGAICGDKLVCPWHKAVFQLRDGKMCEPLALANLKRYPVRVEQGKVLVNPQAMSPASAPAAQGESPVCVILGSGAAGSAAIWTLRDEGFSGHIVLVERESAAPYDRTALSKFVPSGKMAIEDVPKLLKPDLLGSLQRIQGEVAQLKAQDQTLMLADGQKVKFDQLLIASGGTPQPLAIPGKDLQGVHLLRSLNQADELLKQVDETQQLVIIGNSFIGMEMAGALRNRDVDVTVIARHPLPFAKQFGEEIGRHFYELHRSNGVKFVEGEPEALEGDEQVRAVRLKGGKSVPASQVLFATGVKPATNFIHDLPLQDDGSLLADGQLRVAENIWVAGDIASYLTPRGPQRIEHYRVAHQQGRIAALNMLGKGVMYDRVPFFWTAHYGTRYEYLGHAEEWDDYRLLGSLQDKKFIAFYCRQGIIAAVCSAGMYTLTAALVETMQQPMTLSQGLALFEAYQGQGA, encoded by the coding sequence GTGAGCTATCAATCTGTCGTGGAACTCAAGTCGCTGGCGCAGCGTAAACCCACCAAATTCACCGTGGGTGATGTCGATATGGTGCTGGTTCGCGATGGCGAACGGGTGCAGGCGTTGCAGGCAAAGTGCCCACATGCGGGAGCACCGTTAGAGCAGGGCGCAATCTGCGGCGATAAGCTGGTGTGTCCGTGGCACAAGGCGGTATTTCAACTGCGCGATGGCAAAATGTGTGAGCCGCTGGCATTAGCTAATCTCAAACGCTACCCGGTACGTGTTGAACAGGGCAAGGTGCTGGTCAATCCGCAGGCGATGTCGCCTGCCAGTGCGCCTGCGGCTCAGGGCGAATCACCGGTGTGCGTGATTTTAGGTTCCGGAGCCGCAGGCAGTGCGGCGATCTGGACGCTACGCGATGAAGGCTTTAGCGGTCACATTGTTTTGGTAGAGCGCGAATCCGCCGCCCCTTACGATCGCACCGCGCTGAGCAAATTTGTGCCTTCGGGAAAAATGGCGATTGAAGATGTGCCCAAACTCCTCAAGCCGGATTTACTGGGCTCGCTTCAGCGCATTCAGGGCGAGGTCGCGCAGCTCAAAGCGCAGGATCAGACGTTGATGCTTGCTGATGGTCAGAAAGTGAAATTTGATCAGCTATTAATAGCCAGCGGCGGCACTCCTCAGCCTCTCGCTATCCCCGGTAAGGATTTGCAGGGTGTGCATCTGCTACGTTCGCTGAATCAGGCCGATGAACTGCTCAAACAGGTGGATGAGACACAACAGTTGGTGATAATCGGCAATAGTTTTATTGGTATGGAGATGGCGGGTGCACTGCGCAATCGGGATGTGGATGTCACGGTCATTGCCCGTCATCCGCTGCCGTTTGCAAAGCAGTTTGGTGAAGAGATTGGACGCCATTTTTACGAACTGCATCGCAGCAATGGGGTGAAATTTGTTGAGGGGGAGCCGGAAGCGCTGGAAGGGGATGAGCAGGTGCGTGCGGTGCGCCTGAAAGGGGGCAAATCAGTGCCAGCAAGTCAGGTGCTGTTTGCCACCGGCGTGAAACCGGCGACGAATTTTATCCACGATTTGCCACTGCAGGACGATGGCAGCTTGCTCGCGGATGGGCAGCTACGCGTTGCTGAAAATATCTGGGTCGCGGGCGATATCGCCAGTTATCTTACGCCGCGTGGCCCGCAGCGCATTGAGCACTATCGTGTGGCACATCAGCAGGGACGTATCGCGGCACTCAATATGTTGGGCAAAGGGGTGATGTACGATCGCGTGCCGTTTTTCTGGACCGCGCATTATGGCACGCGCTACGAATATCTGGGCCATGCCGAAGAGTGGGACGACTACCGTCTGCTGGGATCGCTTCAGGACAAAAAATTTATCGCCTTTTACTGTCGTCAGGGCATCATCGCGGCGGTGTGTTCAGCAGGGATGTATACGCTGACGGCGGCGCTGGTGGAAACGATGCAGCAACCCATGACGCTGTCGCAAGGGCTGGCATTGTTTGAAGCGTATCAGGGACAGGGTGCATAA
- the proC gene encoding pyrroline-5-carboxylate reductase, producing MLEKKIGFIGCGNMAKAIISGLVNSGLIAPANIWVCDRKPATNQAMAEQYGVTAAESPESLAREVDILFGAVKPNVILKVLKDLAGQLKKDSLVVSIAAGVTLDSLAAVLGHDRKIIRVMPNTPSLVNEGMTSITPNVLVEPHEVDEVVGIFESFGKAAVVNEYLIHAVVGVSGSAPAYVFMFIEAMADAAVLGGMPRAQAYQFAAQAVKGSAQMVLETGKHPGELKDMVCSPGGTTIEAVKVLEEKGFRAAVINAMQQCMAKSEALSKQ from the coding sequence ATGCTGGAGAAGAAAATCGGGTTTATCGGCTGCGGCAATATGGCGAAAGCCATTATCAGCGGACTGGTCAACAGCGGGCTGATCGCCCCGGCCAACATCTGGGTCTGCGACCGCAAACCGGCCACCAATCAGGCGATGGCAGAACAATATGGCGTGACGGCGGCAGAGAGCCCGGAAAGTCTGGCACGTGAAGTCGATATCCTGTTTGGTGCCGTGAAACCGAATGTGATTCTCAAGGTGCTGAAAGATCTCGCGGGCCAATTGAAGAAAGATTCGCTGGTGGTGTCGATTGCTGCAGGCGTTACCCTTGATTCGCTGGCCGCCGTGCTCGGGCACGACCGCAAAATCATCCGCGTCATGCCGAATACGCCGTCGCTGGTGAACGAAGGTATGACTTCAATCACGCCTAACGTGCTGGTGGAACCGCACGAAGTCGATGAAGTGGTTGGCATTTTCGAAAGCTTCGGCAAAGCCGCGGTCGTAAATGAATATCTGATTCATGCCGTGGTCGGCGTGAGCGGATCAGCACCCGCTTATGTGTTTATGTTTATTGAAGCGATGGCGGATGCCGCGGTGCTGGGCGGTATGCCACGTGCGCAGGCTTATCAGTTTGCTGCACAGGCGGTCAAAGGCTCGGCGCAGATGGTACTGGAAACCGGTAAACACCCAGGCGAATTAAAAGATATGGTGTGCTCACCTGGCGGCACCACCATCGAAGCGGTGAAAGTGCTGGAGGAGAAAGGCTTCCGCGCGGCGGTGATCAACGCGATGCAGCAGTGCATGGCTAAGTCCGAAGCATTAAGTAAACAGTAA
- a CDS encoding glucosamine-6-phosphate deaminase codes for MTLLQQGKRDRLWVKRFAHRDALGAAAAQDCIAHLQQLLQQQAVVRMVFAAAPSQREFLAALVAAPHLDWQRIHAFHMDEYIGLDEGAPQRFSHFLREHLFDQVQPGEVHLIPSSGDPAEICRAYARRLEAAAIDVVCLGIGENGHLAFNDPPVADFSDPLSVKTVQLDLACRQQQVNDGCFTTLEQVPTHAVTLTIPALMRGTRLFCMVPGATKRAAVQATLQDAISTACPATQLRQHPNCTLYIDADACAEVHFD; via the coding sequence ATGACGCTTTTACAACAGGGAAAGCGCGACCGCTTATGGGTCAAACGCTTCGCTCATCGTGATGCATTAGGCGCCGCAGCGGCACAGGATTGCATCGCGCATCTGCAACAATTACTGCAACAGCAGGCGGTGGTGCGGATGGTTTTTGCTGCCGCGCCTTCACAACGTGAGTTTCTCGCTGCACTGGTTGCCGCACCCCATCTCGACTGGCAGCGCATTCACGCGTTTCATATGGATGAATATATTGGGCTGGATGAGGGGGCGCCGCAGCGATTCAGTCATTTTCTGCGTGAGCATCTGTTTGACCAGGTTCAACCCGGCGAAGTGCATCTCATCCCTTCGAGTGGCGATCCGGCGGAAATTTGTCGCGCCTACGCGCGCAGACTGGAGGCGGCGGCGATCGATGTGGTCTGTCTGGGCATTGGTGAAAATGGCCATCTGGCCTTTAACGATCCGCCGGTGGCGGATTTCAGCGATCCGCTTAGCGTCAAGACAGTGCAACTGGATCTCGCCTGCCGTCAGCAGCAGGTCAACGACGGCTGTTTCACCACACTCGAGCAGGTGCCGACGCACGCGGTGACCCTGACGATTCCCGCATTGATGCGTGGTACCCGGCTTTTCTGCATGGTGCCGGGCGCGACCAAACGCGCTGCGGTGCAGGCCACACTTCAGGATGCAATTTCCACGGCTTGCCCGGCAACGCAATTGCGCCAGCATCCCAATTGCACATTGTATATCGACGCCGATGCCTGCGCGGAGGTGCACTTTGACTGA
- a CDS encoding sodium:solute symporter family transporter — MNVLDYAVMALYALMIVAITLWAMRKVGSTRDFFAAGGKMPWWLSGVSHHMSGYSAAVFVAYAAVAYNMGITLYFWWAFPISIAVLIGSRLFAPRWARLRIHMNIESPMEYLATRYNLPTQMVLAWSGVLLKTFDVGAKWAAIAVIINVFTGLDPLIGICISGALSLFYTVMGGLWADACNDFGQFVVQFVAAVVMVVAVAMHLGGFGELFTIWQHLPATHTDIVQEPYTLGFILAYFVIYTLSYNGGTWNLAQRFIAAPAGRDARKAALLSAALYLIWPLILFWPMWAAPLLFPHLSDPSRSYSVMAMELLPNGLIGLVLVAMFTHTLSMTSSDANAITAVVTRDILPGMLPRRFQRGKSSLLVARLTAFLFIITTLIIAMNASRFGGVLSLLIIWFGGLVGPISIPMLLGLLPAFRRSGSAAALVSWAVGVGTFFCVKFIFTDVSTATQVAAPVMSSLVLFVVMGWLRRAPVRPEVDALLTALNQDQNMTASSRWPQSHNASQEG, encoded by the coding sequence ATGAATGTGCTTGATTATGCGGTAATGGCGCTCTATGCGTTGATGATAGTGGCCATTACGCTCTGGGCGATGCGTAAAGTAGGCAGCACGCGTGATTTCTTCGCGGCAGGTGGAAAAATGCCCTGGTGGCTATCCGGCGTCTCGCATCATATGTCCGGCTACAGTGCGGCCGTGTTCGTGGCCTATGCCGCAGTGGCTTACAACATGGGCATCACCCTCTATTTCTGGTGGGCGTTTCCCATCTCGATTGCGGTATTAATCGGATCGCGCCTCTTTGCGCCACGCTGGGCCCGGCTGCGGATTCATATGAATATCGAATCGCCGATGGAGTACCTCGCTACGCGCTATAACCTGCCAACGCAGATGGTGCTGGCGTGGAGTGGGGTGCTGCTGAAAACCTTCGACGTCGGCGCTAAATGGGCCGCCATCGCCGTGATCATCAATGTCTTTACTGGATTAGATCCGTTGATAGGCATTTGCATCTCCGGTGCGCTGAGCCTGTTCTATACGGTGATGGGCGGTTTATGGGCCGATGCCTGTAATGACTTCGGCCAGTTTGTGGTGCAGTTTGTCGCCGCGGTTGTCATGGTGGTGGCTGTGGCGATGCATCTTGGTGGTTTCGGCGAGCTGTTTACCATCTGGCAGCACTTGCCCGCGACGCACACCGACATCGTTCAGGAGCCTTACACACTCGGCTTTATTCTGGCCTACTTTGTGATTTACACCCTGAGCTACAACGGTGGTACCTGGAATCTGGCACAGCGCTTTATCGCCGCACCGGCGGGCCGCGATGCACGTAAAGCCGCGTTGCTCTCGGCTGCACTCTACCTGATCTGGCCACTGATTCTGTTCTGGCCGATGTGGGCTGCACCGCTGTTGTTTCCTCATCTCAGCGATCCCTCACGTTCTTACTCTGTGATGGCCATGGAATTGCTGCCGAATGGGTTAATCGGATTAGTGCTGGTGGCGATGTTCACTCACACGCTATCGATGACCTCATCAGATGCCAATGCCATCACGGCAGTGGTCACGCGTGACATTCTTCCCGGCATGCTGCCGCGACGTTTTCAGCGTGGTAAAAGCTCGCTGTTAGTGGCGCGTTTGACGGCTTTTCTCTTCATCATCACCACGTTGATTATCGCCATGAATGCCAGCCGTTTCGGCGGTGTGCTGTCTCTGCTGATTATCTGGTTCGGCGGATTGGTGGGGCCCATTTCGATTCCGATGCTTTTAGGCTTACTGCCCGCATTTCGCCGTAGCGGCAGTGCCGCCGCGCTGGTGAGCTGGGCGGTAGGCGTGGGCACCTTTTTCTGCGTGAAGTTTATCTTCACCGATGTCAGCACCGCCACTCAGGTGGCCGCACCCGTCATGTCATCACTGGTGCTGTTTGTGGTGATGGGATGGCTGCGTCGTGCGCCGGTCCGTCCGGAAGTTGACGCGCTGCTCACAGCACTCAATCAGGATCAGAATATGACTGCCAGTTCGCGCTGGCCCCAGAGTCACAACGCTTCTCAGGAGGGATAG
- the iraP gene encoding anti-adapter protein IraP, producing the protein MKNLIAELLLKLAEKEEESKELVVQVEALEIVLTAMLRKLEPEQFNEIAAGIATAMPPLAPAAETPDTTLLRNYVEKLLNHPRV; encoded by the coding sequence ATGAAAAACCTGATTGCGGAACTCCTGCTAAAACTGGCTGAGAAAGAAGAAGAGTCCAAAGAATTAGTGGTCCAGGTTGAGGCATTAGAAATTGTGCTGACGGCCATGCTGCGTAAGCTGGAACCTGAACAATTCAACGAGATTGCGGCCGGTATCGCCACCGCGATGCCTCCACTTGCCCCTGCGGCAGAAACCCCTGATACCACTCTGCTGCGTAACTACGTTGAAAAGCTGCTGAATCATCCCCGCGTGTAA
- a CDS encoding DUF2076 domain-containing protein yields MQNEEQQLIDNLFSRLKQAETQSGPRDAGAEQLIKQHLQNQPGAPYYMSQAILIQEAALKKLNAQVADLENRLAQAQQQQQAPQQSSGGFLSSLFGGGSRQSAPQQQQPVWSSAPQQPQQQYAQPQQQYAAPPARGTGFLGGALQTAVGVAGGVVMADMLTSMFHHSQPEEIVNIINEPALPQVDNSLDTFNGNDSNNAFLNDNASWDNNSFADNNDFSDFGGGDYDDDDSFV; encoded by the coding sequence ATGCAGAATGAAGAACAACAGTTAATCGACAATCTCTTTAGCCGACTGAAACAGGCTGAAACCCAGAGCGGCCCGCGTGACGCCGGAGCCGAACAGCTGATTAAACAGCACTTGCAGAACCAGCCTGGTGCGCCTTATTACATGTCACAGGCAATTCTGATTCAGGAAGCAGCGCTGAAAAAACTCAACGCTCAGGTGGCCGATCTGGAGAATCGCCTGGCACAGGCTCAGCAACAACAGCAAGCACCGCAGCAGAGCAGCGGCGGTTTCCTGTCGAGTCTGTTTGGCGGCGGTTCTCGCCAGTCTGCGCCGCAGCAGCAACAGCCAGTGTGGAGCAGCGCGCCGCAGCAGCCTCAGCAGCAATACGCACAGCCCCAACAGCAATATGCGGCTCCGCCTGCGCGCGGCACGGGGTTCCTCGGCGGTGCATTACAGACCGCTGTAGGTGTGGCCGGGGGTGTGGTGATGGCCGATATGCTCACCAGCATGTTCCATCATTCTCAGCCGGAAGAGATTGTGAATATCATCAACGAACCGGCGCTGCCGCAGGTGGATAACAGCCTCGATACCTTTAACGGTAATGACAGCAACAATGCCTTCCTGAACGACAACGCCAGCTGGGATAACAACAGCTTTGCGGATAACAACGATTTCAGTGACTTTGGTGGCGGCGACTACGACGACGATGACAGCTTCGTCTGA
- a CDS encoding N-acetylglucosamine-6-phosphate deacetylase — translation MTETLLRGRDYRTLEPIELYLREGTLAEVRSLSEPDNDLILAPGLVDLQVNGYQGVDFNHFPFSEQDVLHATRALWQQGVTSFMPTVITAQADEITQALQRLASASEHYSDVALAVPGFHLEGPFLSPEDGPRGAHPREAISAPDIALFDCWQRAAQQGIRLLTLSPEWPQSRDLIRHCVAQQVRVAIGHTSASAAQIHDAVLAGASLSTHLGNGAHLQLPRHPNYIWQQLAEDALAATLIADGDHLPAEVLKVFLRAKGEQALLVSDVTCFAGQPPGIYDSAIGGRVQLSAEGRLSMADAPQLLAGSARGLLDGVNFLLRQKLASLQQAIEMASIRPARQLALPQQHGLAIGAPADLLVLKPQPDNSVALVACIKQGKKVWQAASA, via the coding sequence TTGACTGAAACCCTGTTACGCGGTCGCGATTATCGCACGCTGGAGCCGATAGAACTCTATCTGCGTGAAGGCACGTTGGCAGAGGTGCGATCGCTGTCAGAGCCCGACAACGATCTGATTCTGGCGCCGGGTCTGGTGGATCTGCAAGTGAATGGCTATCAGGGGGTAGATTTTAATCACTTTCCTTTTAGCGAACAGGATGTGCTGCATGCCACGCGCGCCTTGTGGCAGCAAGGCGTCACCAGCTTTATGCCAACGGTGATCACCGCACAAGCAGATGAGATCACGCAAGCGCTACAGCGATTGGCTAGCGCCAGTGAGCACTATTCTGACGTTGCGCTGGCTGTACCAGGATTTCATCTGGAAGGGCCGTTTTTGTCACCGGAAGATGGGCCGCGTGGTGCGCATCCACGCGAGGCGATCTCTGCGCCGGATATCGCCTTGTTTGATTGCTGGCAACGAGCCGCTCAGCAGGGCATTCGTTTACTGACGCTCTCGCCGGAATGGCCGCAAAGCCGCGATCTCATTCGGCATTGCGTGGCACAGCAGGTGCGGGTCGCCATAGGACACACTTCAGCCTCTGCCGCGCAGATTCATGATGCGGTGCTGGCAGGCGCCTCGCTCTCTACCCATCTGGGCAATGGCGCGCACCTGCAACTGCCGCGCCATCCCAATTACATCTGGCAGCAGCTTGCAGAAGATGCGCTGGCGGCCACGCTGATTGCCGATGGTGACCATTTACCCGCCGAGGTGTTGAAAGTCTTTTTACGGGCGAAAGGCGAGCAGGCTTTACTGGTCAGTGATGTGACCTGTTTCGCCGGGCAGCCGCCGGGCATCTACGATTCGGCAATAGGCGGACGTGTACAACTGAGTGCAGAAGGGCGGCTAAGCATGGCGGATGCGCCACAATTGCTGGCCGGGTCGGCGCGTGGTCTGCTGGATGGCGTCAATTTTCTGCTGCGGCAAAAATTAGCCTCTTTGCAGCAGGCGATTGAGATGGCATCGATTCGCCCGGCACGGCAGTTAGCTTTGCCACAGCAGCATGGGTTGGCAATCGGCGCACCAGCGGATCTGCTGGTACTGAAGCCTCAGCCAGATAACAGCGTGGCGTTAGTGGCGTGCATCAAACAGGGCAAAAAGGTGTGGCAAGCCGCTTCAGCCTGA